GTACCATTCGTAGGCAAACTCATCGAAAGAGCCCGGCTGTAAAACCCAGTCCTCTACAGCATCGAGCCACTGATTCCACGTCTCAAATGCCGCCTCCTCGTCCCCGGCTCTCCAAAGCAACTCGCCCTTAAACGGCAACAAAACCACCGAGTCCGGCTCGAGCTCAATAACGGGCTCAAAGGAGTCCCTCAACCCGTAGAGCTTGAAGACGAAGAGCCAGCGCGCACGCCAATCGGGATCGTGTTCAAAGAGCGACTCCAAGGACTGAGCCTCGTAGAGCCCGGTGCGAAGCAAGGAGAGTGCAACATTTCGGGCAGCCTGAGTCACGTCTTGGCCTTCCAGCGCGAGCGCACGCTCCTTCTCTAGGAAGGCAATCATCTCGGGTTTTTCCTCAACGAAAGCGTCCTCGTAGGTATTGGCGAGCGTGTACTCCATGGCAAACCAAGCTGCCCAATGGTCTTCGAGTTGCCCAAAGGCCTCGGCCTGAATCTTTCGTGCCTCCAGAAGATATTCGTTTTCCAAGAGCGCGGCCTGCGCACTCTCGAGCGCGAAGGCCCAGTCGCCACGCGCCATGCCGTCGTGAGCGCGCCCGAGGAGGACATCGATGTTCCGTGTCGGGTGGTAGAATGGCTGCTTTCTGTCCTGAATTTGGCGGAAGACCTGAGTGGCCAAATTTCCGAACACAGGGTCCTCTTGAAGCGTTTCAACGTCTTCCTCAACTCCAGGCACGAAGTAGAGCAGTGATGCGGCTTTGAGCGCGGCCACCTTGATTTGTGTTTCTTCGGAGTTGAGCGCCCTTGACCAATGCGCGTAGAGCGGGCCTGTGTAGATGTCTTGAGTACGCAAAGACCAGCCCAAGAGGCTGAAACGCGAAAGCTCTCTGGGAAGTTCGCGGTCCTCCACAAAATCCATCTGTTTGACCACCTCCTCGAATGAGTAGACGCCAAGCAGGACCTTGAGCGCCTCGGTGTCCTCGTCCTCTTCCGTGAACGTGATAATCGCCCCGCCAAAGGTTGGAACAGACCGGTAA
This Microvenator marinus DNA region includes the following protein-coding sequences:
- a CDS encoding tetratricopeptide repeat protein; amino-acid sequence: MKYLLPQSKTQHDVESACFTVGFMRGYTYPVSNHEDFERVWYKGDISVIYRSVPTFGGAIITFTEEDEDTEALKVLLGVYSFEEVVKQMDFVEDRELPRELSRFSLLGWSLRTQDIYTGPLYAHWSRALNSEETQIKVAALKAASLLYFVPGVEEDVETLQEDPVFGNLATQVFRQIQDRKQPFYHPTRNIDVLLGRAHDGMARGDWAFALESAQAALLENEYLLEARKIQAEAFGQLEDHWAAWFAMEYTLANTYEDAFVEEKPEMIAFLEKERALALEGQDVTQAARNVALSLLRTGLYEAQSLESLFEHDPDWRARWLFVFKLYGLRDSFEPVIELEPDSVVLLPFKGELLWRAGDEEAAFETWNQWLDAVEDWVLQPGSFDEFAYEWYDYAMFGPPTLGRVFSALAHELSGDWPRLERLVELWFKDEPDFYLPHLHLGLCHTFQDRPDEAIESYTRAIDLYHSAGMESFGDSPISTAYFNRACELGKKGLLESTVFADLEEAVALSRRYAQMAVEDDYMKPVMDDPRFERAIRLGLARAAEHDQILH